A portion of the Chryseobacterium tructae genome contains these proteins:
- a CDS encoding CoA transferase subunit B — protein sequence MLTKEQIAKRISKELRDRYYVNLGIGIPTLVANYVPEGISVEFQSENGVLGMGPFPFEGEEDADVINAGKQTITILDGGSFFDSAFSFGMIRGQKVDLTILGAMEVSENGDIANWKIPGKMVKGMGGAMDLVASAENIIVAMMHVNKAGESKILKQCTLPLTGVNCVKKVVTELAVLEVTPKGFKLLERAPGVSVEDIIKATEADLIIEGEIPEMQF from the coding sequence ATGCTTACAAAAGAACAAATTGCCAAAAGAATTTCAAAAGAACTGAGAGATCGTTATTATGTAAACCTGGGAATCGGAATTCCGACTTTGGTTGCCAACTATGTTCCGGAAGGTATTTCCGTAGAATTCCAAAGTGAAAACGGAGTTCTGGGAATGGGTCCTTTTCCTTTCGAAGGCGAAGAAGATGCAGATGTCATCAATGCCGGAAAACAAACCATTACTATTCTAGACGGAGGCTCATTCTTCGATTCAGCTTTTAGTTTCGGGATGATCCGCGGACAGAAAGTGGATCTTACGATCCTGGGAGCTATGGAAGTTTCAGAAAATGGAGATATTGCCAATTGGAAGATTCCAGGAAAAATGGTAAAAGGGATGGGCGGAGCAATGGATTTGGTAGCTTCAGCAGAAAATATTATCGTTGCGATGATGCACGTAAATAAAGCCGGAGAAAGTAAAATCCTTAAACAATGTACTCTTCCTTTAACGGGAGTAAACTGTGTGAAAAAAGTAGTCACTGAATTAGCGGTACTGGAAGTAACTCCAAAAGGCTTCAAACTTTTGGAAAGAGCACCGGGAGTATCAGTAGAAGATATCATCAAAGCAACAGAAGCAGACCTTATCATTGAAGGTGAAATTCCTGAAATGCAATTCTAA
- a CDS encoding sulfite exporter TauE/SafE family protein — protein MEFIGYAASILIGVSLGLIGGGGSILTVPVLVYLFGIDALLATEYSLFIVGMSSAVGSITYFKKGLVNFKMALIFGIPSIISIFLTRMYWLPLIPDELLSIRGFTVTKNIFLLLLFAFLMILASYKMIKNQTTEEVSGNELNTNKVLLAAGEGTMVGILTGLVGAGGGFMIIPALVNLLKVPIKTAIGTSLVIISLNSLIGFFSSISNAKIEWNVLITIAVIAIIGIIIGSQISKKIDGEKLKPAFGWFILVMGIYIITKEIFL, from the coding sequence ATGGAATTTATAGGATATGCAGCATCTATTTTAATTGGTGTTTCCTTAGGGTTAATCGGTGGTGGCGGAAGTATTCTCACTGTTCCTGTTTTGGTATATCTTTTTGGAATTGATGCTTTATTGGCTACAGAGTATTCTCTTTTTATTGTGGGTATGAGCAGTGCCGTGGGATCCATAACCTATTTTAAAAAAGGATTGGTGAATTTTAAAATGGCTCTGATATTTGGAATTCCTTCTATTATTTCAATTTTTCTAACCAGAATGTATTGGCTGCCTCTGATTCCGGATGAACTTCTCAGCATAAGAGGTTTTACTGTGACTAAAAACATTTTTCTCCTGTTGCTTTTTGCCTTTTTGATGATTCTGGCTTCTTATAAAATGATTAAGAATCAGACCACGGAAGAGGTAAGCGGAAATGAATTGAATACAAATAAAGTTTTGCTAGCTGCTGGTGAAGGAACGATGGTCGGGATTTTAACAGGATTAGTTGGTGCAGGAGGAGGATTTATGATTATCCCGGCATTGGTAAATCTTTTGAAAGTTCCGATAAAAACAGCCATAGGAACTTCATTGGTTATTATTTCTTTAAACTCTCTTATTGGCTTTTTTTCATCCATCAGCAATGCAAAAATAGAATGGAATGTACTTATCACTATTGCTGTGATTGCCATCATTGGAATTATCATAGGATCACAAATTTCAAAAAAGATAGATGGTGAAAAATTAAAACCTGCCTTTGGATGGTTTATTTTGGTAATGGGAATCTATATTATAACCAAGGAGATATTTCTTTAA
- a CDS encoding glycoside hydrolase family 20 protein, whose product MIPYPQNVQLNEGSFIIPQVFKLSNDLPKNETGYFKKRLSSVLKLQDTKQTEAQLVYTPLPKTSTANKEFYSLIINPQQIKIQSYSQQGYFLALQTLIQLFDQYKDTGKIPAMKIEDQPKFAWRGMHLDVCRHFFTVDEVKQYIDYLAMYKLNTFHWHLTDDQGWRIEIKKYPKLTQIGSKRKESMIGAYVDNTFDGKPYGPYFYTQEQIKDVVKYAQERHITVIPEIEMPGHALAALSAYPELACTKGPFEAATKWGVFDDVFCPKEQTFAFLENVLDEVIQLFPSQYIHIGGDECPKTRWKECAYCQELIKKNNLKDEHGLQSYFIQRIEKYINSKGRKIIGWDEILEGGLAPNAAVMSWTGVNGGIEAAKSKHFAVMTPGAYCYFDHYQGDPQTEPNAFGGFTPLNKVYSYDPIPTELNAEQAQYIMGVQANLWTEYILDFKQVQYMIFPRLMALAEVGWGTSDPKNYKDFENRVISHFRILDKMNINYAKSIYNISGKVVPSNNGIAYELSTSQHSNGIRYTLDGSVPTTNSPIYQSPVLIPNSLTIKSAYFENGQLKSAVSSQSFTVSKSTGKKITLEQQPSENYSFGGAFTLVDGIIGNVKQLGKTWLGFQGKDVTAIIDFGKKTDFSEIYCNTLENKGSWIHLAKSVKIFISDDNKEFKIIKEIGKEEIQSAKGKIQVNLEAQNARYVKVIIENAGIIPAGNPGADSNAWLFVDEIGVN is encoded by the coding sequence TTGATTCCCTATCCTCAAAATGTACAGTTGAATGAAGGAAGCTTTATAATTCCTCAAGTTTTCAAACTTAGTAATGACTTACCTAAGAATGAGACCGGATATTTTAAAAAGCGATTAAGCTCTGTATTAAAGCTCCAGGATACAAAACAGACTGAAGCACAGTTGGTGTATACACCGTTGCCAAAAACTTCAACTGCAAACAAAGAATTTTATAGCCTCATTATTAATCCTCAGCAGATTAAAATTCAATCGTATAGTCAGCAGGGATATTTCCTTGCTCTTCAAACTTTGATCCAGTTGTTTGATCAGTATAAGGACACTGGAAAAATTCCTGCCATGAAAATTGAAGACCAGCCAAAGTTTGCATGGCGTGGAATGCATCTTGATGTTTGTCGCCACTTTTTTACCGTAGATGAGGTGAAACAATACATTGATTATCTGGCAATGTACAAGCTCAATACCTTTCATTGGCATTTAACAGACGATCAGGGATGGAGAATTGAAATCAAAAAATATCCAAAACTTACCCAGATTGGTTCAAAACGTAAAGAATCAATGATTGGAGCTTATGTAGATAATACATTCGACGGAAAACCTTATGGCCCTTATTTTTATACTCAGGAACAGATCAAAGACGTAGTGAAATATGCTCAGGAAAGGCATATAACAGTAATTCCGGAGATCGAAATGCCGGGACATGCTCTGGCTGCATTATCTGCTTATCCAGAATTGGCTTGTACTAAAGGCCCATTTGAGGCGGCTACTAAATGGGGTGTTTTTGATGATGTATTCTGTCCCAAAGAGCAGACCTTTGCATTTTTAGAAAATGTTTTGGATGAAGTCATTCAATTATTCCCATCTCAGTATATTCATATCGGCGGAGATGAATGTCCTAAAACAAGATGGAAAGAATGTGCTTATTGCCAGGAATTAATTAAAAAGAATAATTTAAAGGATGAACATGGGTTGCAAAGCTACTTTATCCAACGAATTGAAAAATACATCAACAGTAAAGGGCGAAAAATCATCGGATGGGACGAAATTTTAGAAGGTGGACTGGCTCCTAATGCCGCTGTAATGAGTTGGACAGGAGTAAATGGAGGTATTGAAGCCGCAAAATCAAAACATTTCGCAGTAATGACACCTGGAGCCTATTGTTATTTTGACCATTATCAGGGAGATCCTCAAACTGAGCCTAACGCTTTTGGTGGATTTACGCCATTGAATAAAGTGTATTCTTATGATCCGATTCCTACCGAACTGAATGCCGAACAAGCTCAGTATATTATGGGAGTTCAGGCTAATTTATGGACGGAATATATTCTGGATTTCAAACAAGTTCAGTATATGATTTTTCCAAGACTAATGGCTCTTGCGGAAGTAGGATGGGGAACTTCTGATCCTAAAAATTATAAAGATTTTGAAAACAGGGTCATCAGCCATTTTAGAATATTGGATAAAATGAATATTAACTATGCTAAAAGTATATACAACATTTCAGGAAAAGTAGTTCCTTCCAACAACGGGATTGCCTACGAACTTTCCACCTCACAACATTCAAACGGAATCCGATATACTCTGGATGGAAGTGTTCCAACGACAAACTCTCCTATTTATCAAAGTCCTGTGTTGATCCCTAATTCATTGACGATTAAATCTGCATATTTTGAAAATGGGCAGCTGAAAAGTGCTGTCTCTTCACAATCATTTACGGTCTCAAAATCGACAGGGAAGAAAATTACCCTAGAGCAACAGCCTAGTGAGAATTATTCATTCGGTGGTGCCTTTACCTTGGTAGATGGAATTATTGGAAACGTAAAACAATTAGGGAAGACATGGCTTGGCTTTCAGGGAAAAGATGTGACGGCAATCATAGATTTTGGAAAGAAAACCGATTTCTCAGAAATCTATTGTAATACATTAGAAAACAAAGGAAGCTGGATCCATCTTGCAAAGTCTGTTAAAATTTTTATTTCTGACGATAATAAAGAATTTAAAATCATCAAAGAAATAGGAAAAGAAGAAATTCAAAGCGCTAAAGGAAAAATACAAGTAAACCTGGAAGCACAAAATGCAAGATACGTTAAGGTGATCATCGAAAATGCAGGAATTATTCCAGCCGGAAATCCGGGAGCGGATTCAAATGCATGGCTGTTTGTTGATGAAATTGGCGTAAATTAG
- a CDS encoding TolC family protein → MYKRLIVAGVLSLSLSSCIGYKEPTKEHINQLKENSEVASHITIPDDWIFDRNANSRSLSYDWITDLKTPQLEALINEGMQYNADIIIAREKLNQIELAMEIAGSNLYPSVNAVANTSNNLVSESQIRRIALKANWEIDLWGKNKSAQMASTSDYFSAKHQNILLHQSIAAMIAKAYYLNITGNIQEDMIKGYIQKTKELEKLYAVQKKVGTANALDLSNISAEIISLEGYLERIRNANTQSRRSLELLTGKYPEGKLKTQNFFNPAENKIPSSFPLELLEDRSDIQAYHFQIEKAFYEVQQAKAARLPSLTINSSLGTAGSNVEAINSLFSNPLLRVGGGLVSPLFNNGKLKKNVEIKNSQQKQVVEEYSKAVLNALNEVESSLANLNSIEKQMDFNGKAINELKNNINLTQKQIKVGTSNSFVLIRKQRDLLKNEMNLINLELQNRMERINLYMALGAKNFIFS, encoded by the coding sequence ATGTATAAAAGATTAATTGTGGCGGGAGTTCTTTCCTTAAGTCTAAGCTCATGCATTGGCTATAAAGAACCTACAAAAGAGCATATAAACCAGCTAAAGGAAAATAGTGAAGTTGCCTCTCATATTACCATTCCCGATGACTGGATCTTTGATAGAAATGCCAATTCCAGATCTCTTTCTTATGACTGGATTACCGATCTTAAGACTCCTCAGCTGGAGGCTCTTATCAATGAGGGGATGCAATACAATGCAGATATTATCATTGCCAGGGAAAAGCTTAACCAAATTGAATTGGCCATGGAAATTGCAGGAAGCAATCTTTATCCAAGTGTGAATGCTGTTGCTAATACATCCAATAATCTGGTGAGTGAAAGCCAGATTCGCCGCATTGCATTGAAAGCCAATTGGGAAATTGATTTATGGGGTAAAAATAAATCGGCACAGATGGCCAGCACCAGCGATTATTTTTCGGCTAAACATCAAAACATACTGTTGCATCAATCCATAGCTGCTATGATTGCAAAGGCGTATTATCTCAATATTACCGGAAACATTCAGGAAGATATGATTAAAGGGTATATTCAGAAGACAAAGGAGCTTGAAAAATTATATGCTGTTCAGAAAAAGGTAGGAACAGCCAATGCATTGGATCTATCTAATATCTCTGCTGAGATTATTTCTTTAGAGGGATATCTTGAAAGGATCAGAAATGCCAATACCCAGTCCAGAAGATCTCTTGAACTTCTGACCGGAAAATATCCCGAAGGAAAATTGAAAACCCAAAACTTTTTTAATCCTGCAGAAAATAAGATCCCGTCTTCTTTTCCATTAGAACTTTTGGAAGACAGATCTGATATACAGGCTTATCATTTTCAGATAGAAAAAGCTTTTTATGAAGTACAGCAGGCCAAGGCAGCGAGGCTTCCCTCTCTAACTATAAACTCTTCCTTAGGAACAGCGGGAAGTAATGTAGAAGCAATCAATTCTTTATTTTCAAACCCATTGCTTAGAGTTGGCGGCGGATTAGTTTCTCCTCTATTCAATAACGGAAAACTTAAAAAGAATGTGGAAATTAAAAACTCACAGCAAAAGCAAGTGGTTGAGGAATATTCAAAAGCGGTTCTGAATGCGTTGAATGAGGTGGAGTCCTCATTAGCCAACCTGAACTCTATTGAAAAACAAATGGATTTCAATGGTAAAGCCATCAACGAGCTGAAAAACAATATTAACCTCACTCAAAAACAAATTAAAGTAGGAACCAGTAATAGTTTCGTTCTGATCCGTAAGCAGCGGGATCTTCTTAAAAATGAGATGAACCTCATCAATCTGGAACTTCAAAACAGAATGGAGCGCATTAATCTTTATATGGCTCTTGGCGCAAAAAACTTCATTTTTTCATAA
- a CDS encoding Crp/Fnr family transcriptional regulator, whose amino-acid sequence MQDNILSSEFSSSPDLVEKLYQYGITKNYHEGDIILDENASIRSIPIVMKGMLKVIRTEEDGREILLYYIKAGESCIMSFLGGMHNEKSIVKAEIEEDAEILFLPVDKVSLFIKEHPEWLDYIFRLYHKRFEELLDIINAIAFKKVDERLLDLLHKKSELTNSDMITITHEQLANELGTARVVVSRLLKQLEEDGRVKLGRNKIILLKITK is encoded by the coding sequence ATGCAAGATAACATACTTTCTTCTGAATTCTCCTCTTCACCTGATCTGGTTGAAAAGCTATATCAATACGGAATCACTAAAAACTACCATGAAGGAGATATTATTTTGGATGAAAATGCCTCCATACGTTCTATTCCTATTGTGATGAAAGGAATGCTGAAGGTCATCCGAACGGAAGAGGACGGACGTGAAATTCTGCTGTATTATATCAAAGCGGGAGAGAGCTGCATCATGTCTTTTCTGGGAGGAATGCATAATGAGAAAAGTATCGTAAAAGCAGAAATTGAAGAAGATGCTGAGATTCTTTTTCTTCCTGTAGATAAGGTTTCTTTATTCATCAAAGAACATCCGGAATGGCTGGACTATATTTTCAGACTTTACCACAAACGTTTTGAAGAATTACTTGATATTATCAATGCGATTGCTTTCAAAAAAGTAGATGAAAGATTACTGGATCTTCTCCATAAAAAATCTGAGCTTACTAATTCCGATATGATTACAATTACGCATGAACAGCTTGCCAATGAACTCGGAACGGCTAGAGTAGTGGTGTCAAGACTTCTGAAACAACTGGAAGAAGATGGAAGAGTAAAACTGGGAAGAAACAAAATCATTCTCTTGAAAATCACAAAGTAA
- a CDS encoding CoA transferase subunit A, whose product MIDKRVKNAKEAIEGIKDGMTLMLGGFGLCGIPENSINALVESDVKDLTCISNNAGVDDFGLGLLLHKRQIKKMISSYVGENAEFERQMLSGELEVELTPQGTLAEKCRAAQAGIPAFYTPAGYGTEVAEGKEVKEFKGKPHILEHAFEADFSIVKAWKGDHAGNLIFKGSARNFNHPMAGAGKITIAEVEELVEPGELDPNEIHIPGIMIQRIFQGEKFEKRIEQRTVRTKE is encoded by the coding sequence ATGATAGATAAAAGAGTAAAAAATGCAAAGGAAGCCATCGAAGGAATTAAAGATGGAATGACGCTGATGCTAGGCGGATTTGGACTTTGCGGGATTCCTGAAAATTCAATTAATGCCTTAGTAGAAAGTGATGTGAAAGATCTTACCTGTATTTCAAATAATGCCGGAGTAGATGATTTTGGATTGGGATTACTGCTTCATAAAAGACAAATCAAGAAAATGATCTCTTCTTATGTGGGCGAAAATGCTGAATTTGAAAGACAAATGCTTTCAGGAGAGCTGGAAGTAGAACTTACTCCACAAGGAACTTTAGCTGAAAAGTGCAGAGCTGCTCAGGCTGGAATTCCTGCTTTCTACACACCAGCAGGATATGGAACTGAAGTGGCAGAAGGAAAAGAAGTAAAAGAATTCAAAGGGAAACCTCACATTCTGGAGCATGCTTTTGAAGCTGATTTTTCTATTGTAAAGGCGTGGAAAGGAGATCATGCAGGAAATCTTATCTTCAAAGGATCTGCAAGAAACTTTAATCATCCAATGGCAGGTGCTGGAAAGATTACCATTGCTGAGGTAGAAGAATTGGTAGAACCGGGAGAATTAGATCCAAACGAGATTCATATTCCGGGTATTATGATTCAAAGAATTTTCCAGGGGGAAAAATTCGAAAAGAGAATTGAACAAAGAACCGTTAGAACTAAAGAGTAA
- a CDS encoding YeeE/YedE family protein, giving the protein MLEIIKEPWPWYIAGPLIGLTVPALLIMGNKSFGISSSLRHVCAACIPANVNFFKYDWKKEAWNLFFVLGIFFGGMIAANFLLNPSEITVNPDLKTELAGYGITDYTNLVPVQLMNFESLLTLRGFILMVVGGFLVGFGTRYAGGCTSGHAIMGLSNLQWPSLVATICFMIGGFLMANLILPMILAL; this is encoded by the coding sequence ATGTTGGAAATTATAAAAGAACCATGGCCATGGTATATTGCGGGACCTTTAATTGGATTAACGGTTCCTGCCTTGCTGATCATGGGAAACAAATCTTTTGGGATAAGTTCCTCACTGAGGCATGTATGTGCCGCTTGTATACCGGCTAATGTCAACTTTTTTAAATATGACTGGAAAAAGGAAGCCTGGAACCTGTTTTTTGTATTAGGTATTTTCTTTGGCGGAATGATTGCTGCCAATTTTCTTCTCAATCCATCTGAAATTACAGTTAATCCTGATTTGAAAACAGAATTGGCAGGGTATGGAATTACAGATTACACCAATCTTGTTCCAGTGCAGCTTATGAACTTCGAAAGTCTTCTGACCTTAAGAGGATTTATCCTGATGGTTGTTGGTGGATTTCTGGTAGGCTTTGGAACCAGATATGCCGGCGGGTGTACCAGTGGGCATGCTATTATGGGGCTTTCCAATCTGCAATGGCCTTCTTTAGTGGCCACTATTTGTTTTATGATTGGCGGGTTTTTAATGGCAAACCTTATTCTACCAATGATCCTTGCCTTGTAA
- a CDS encoding DUF4197 domain-containing protein translates to MRKNIFIAAGLLLSISTQAQLFDMIKSTVKDKTGIDLNAQQPTKGSTTPATTTTKPTTTNVSTNTSPVNLGNLTSTQISSGLKEALSVGVTDGVKKLALTDGFLKNEAVKILMPEKLRKVDATLRSVGLGSLADEGVKLLNRAAEDAVTEAAPIFTNAITSMTITDAKNILLGNNNAATSYLQSKTQSQLFTAFQPKVKASLGKVGADTVWKNMISKYNTFTGQAVTTDLNEYVTTETINGVFKMVADKESGIRNTPAMRTTNILQKVFGAQDANR, encoded by the coding sequence ATGAGAAAAAACATTTTTATTGCTGCCGGATTATTACTTTCAATTTCTACACAAGCACAACTTTTTGATATGATAAAATCAACAGTTAAAGACAAAACAGGAATTGATCTTAATGCTCAACAGCCAACCAAAGGTTCCACTACTCCTGCTACGACCACTACAAAGCCCACTACAACGAATGTTTCAACCAACACATCTCCTGTGAATCTAGGAAATCTTACTTCAACACAGATTTCTTCCGGATTAAAAGAAGCTTTAAGTGTCGGAGTAACAGATGGAGTAAAGAAACTAGCATTAACAGATGGTTTTTTGAAGAATGAAGCCGTAAAAATTTTAATGCCTGAAAAATTAAGAAAGGTTGATGCTACTCTACGCTCTGTAGGACTTGGCAGCCTGGCTGATGAAGGGGTAAAACTATTAAACAGAGCTGCTGAAGATGCTGTAACAGAAGCTGCTCCTATCTTCACCAACGCGATCACTTCCATGACGATTACAGATGCTAAAAATATTCTCTTAGGGAATAATAATGCAGCAACAAGCTACCTGCAAAGCAAAACTCAAAGCCAGTTATTTACAGCTTTCCAGCCCAAAGTAAAAGCATCTTTAGGAAAAGTAGGTGCTGATACGGTTTGGAAGAATATGATTTCAAAGTATAACACCTTTACAGGACAAGCTGTAACGACTGATCTTAATGAATATGTTACTACAGAAACCATCAATGGAGTATTCAAAATGGTAGCAGATAAGGAAAGCGGAATCAGAAATACGCCAGCAATGAGAACGACAAACATTTTGCAGAAAGTTTTCGGAGCTCAGGATGCTAACAGATAG
- a CDS encoding ABC transporter ATP-binding protein translates to MKILLRYLKPYQWLIVISLLLATINQVFSLFAPAITGNILDQLVTHPNFFDKEKLLPRNIDEYLYGTSIYHGAFYFLGLLIGTAMVSRIAKAFQDYVVSVITQKFGAKIFTDGLRHSMALPYQEFEDQRSGETLSILTKVREDSVKFITNFINIFFGILVSIIFVSVYAIRLHWSIMPVYICGIFLIAFITNLLSKRIKGIQKNIVSETTALAGSTTESLRNIEIVKSLGLTNQEVIRLNNNTYKILGLELRKVKSIRSLSFIQGTMVNFLQQMITLTLLYLIFKNVVTPGQYLSLMFYGFFIFGPMQEIGNIIISYREAEASLQNFDRLMKKEVEEKPLHPKQIGAIEELEFKHVSFKHQSAQYKALNNISFDVKNGETIAFVGPSGSGKSTLVKLLVGLYRPQEGNIFYNGINGKEFDFDELRNQIGFVTQDTQLFAGTIKENLLFVNPKATEQELAIALQKSSCTALLERAEKGIETVIGEGGLKLSGGEKQRIAIARALLRKPHLLIFDEATSALDSITEEEITTTIKDISEEREQITVLIAHRLSTIMHADKIYVLERGQIVETGSHNHLISEKGLYYAMWRQQIGERKTTVPQS, encoded by the coding sequence ATGAAAATACTTTTAAGATACCTAAAACCTTATCAATGGCTGATTGTTATTTCTTTGCTATTGGCCACTATTAATCAGGTTTTCTCTTTATTTGCTCCTGCCATTACAGGAAATATACTGGATCAGCTGGTTACCCATCCTAATTTTTTCGATAAAGAAAAACTTTTACCAAGAAACATCGACGAATACCTTTATGGAACTTCGATCTACCATGGAGCTTTCTACTTTTTAGGGTTGCTTATTGGAACAGCAATGGTGAGTAGGATTGCGAAAGCTTTTCAGGATTATGTGGTAAGTGTTATTACCCAAAAGTTTGGAGCTAAAATTTTCACAGATGGTCTAAGACATTCCATGGCATTGCCGTATCAGGAGTTTGAAGACCAAAGAAGTGGTGAAACTTTATCTATTTTAACCAAAGTAAGAGAAGATTCAGTAAAGTTTATTACCAATTTCATTAATATTTTCTTTGGAATTTTGGTCAGTATCATCTTCGTTTCAGTGTATGCGATCCGCCTGCATTGGTCTATCATGCCTGTATATATTTGCGGAATTTTCCTGATCGCTTTCATCACTAATTTACTGAGTAAAAGAATAAAAGGCATTCAGAAAAATATTGTTTCGGAAACAACAGCATTAGCAGGAAGTACGACTGAAAGTCTTAGAAATATTGAAATTGTAAAGAGTTTAGGTTTAACGAATCAGGAAGTTATCCGTTTGAATAACAATACCTATAAAATTTTGGGGCTTGAACTCAGAAAGGTAAAAAGCATTCGTTCTTTAAGTTTTATTCAGGGAACGATGGTTAATTTTCTTCAACAGATGATTACCCTGACGCTTTTGTATTTAATCTTTAAAAATGTTGTTACTCCGGGACAATATCTTTCACTGATGTTTTATGGCTTCTTTATTTTCGGGCCTATGCAGGAGATTGGAAACATCATCATATCTTACCGTGAGGCAGAGGCTTCTCTTCAAAATTTTGACCGATTAATGAAAAAAGAGGTGGAAGAAAAGCCACTTCATCCTAAGCAAATTGGTGCTATTGAAGAACTGGAGTTCAAGCATGTTTCTTTCAAACATCAGTCGGCACAATATAAAGCGTTGAATAATATTTCTTTCGATGTTAAAAATGGAGAAACCATTGCTTTTGTAGGGCCAAGCGGATCTGGAAAAAGTACACTGGTAAAATTATTGGTTGGTCTTTACAGACCACAGGAAGGGAATATTTTTTACAATGGTATTAATGGAAAGGAATTTGATTTTGATGAACTAAGAAACCAAATTGGCTTTGTTACCCAAGACACTCAGCTGTTTGCCGGAACCATCAAAGAAAATCTTCTCTTTGTGAATCCGAAAGCTACCGAACAAGAGCTTGCCATTGCTTTACAGAAATCGAGTTGTACGGCCCTATTAGAAAGAGCTGAAAAGGGAATAGAAACCGTTATTGGTGAAGGCGGATTGAAACTGAGTGGCGGTGAAAAACAAAGAATCGCTATTGCACGAGCGCTTTTAAGAAAGCCTCATTTATTAATATTTGATGAAGCCACTTCGGCATTAGACAGTATCACTGAGGAAGAGATTACTACAACCATCAAAGATATTTCAGAGGAAAGAGAACAGATTACGGTTCTGATTGCCCACCGATTAAGTACCATCATGCATGCAGACAAAATCTATGTATTGGAACGCGGTCAAATTGTAGAAACAGGTTCCCACAATCATCTTATTTCTGAAAAAGGACTTTACTATGCCATGTGGCGACAGCAGATTGGAGAAAGGAAAACAACTGTTCCACAATCTTAG